In Quercus robur chromosome 10, dhQueRobu3.1, whole genome shotgun sequence, a genomic segment contains:
- the LOC126703805 gene encoding uncharacterized protein LOC126703805 → MVTHRGIEANPNQIKVINSLQPPHNPKEVQKLTGMTTALNWFISRLVDRRRPFFLLINKWKGFEWTEECALAFQQLKKYLSYPPIMSSLEIDEVLFAYIVVAPHAVSLVLTRVDSGIQRPVYYVSKSLHEAKVRYLPLEKVILAVVHGTRKLPHYFQAYTEPLYWKVYVDGAANQGGSRVGLVLVSPEKLTIEKSLRLGFSVTNNEARYEALLEGMSMVQKMGGKAMKMFSDSMLVVSQVKGELEAKDERMQGYSTPAYPQENGQVEAVNKVIVNEIKKRLDDTKGRWVEELPHVLWTYRTTLRRSIREILFSMTYGAKAVIPLETGFPTLKTSSFNPSSNNELLEKNLDFIEERRESAMVQLAYYQHKLK, encoded by the exons ATGGTGACTCATCGAGGAATCGAGGCTAACCCTAACCAGATTAAGGTAATAAACAGTCTACAACCACCACATAATCCCAAAGAAGTTCAGAAGCTAACTGGAATGACTACTGCCTTGAACTGGTTTATCTCTCGATTAGTGGATAGACGCAGACCCTTCTtcttattgataaataaatggAAGGGATTCGAATGGACCGAAGAGTGTGCTTtggccttccagcaacttaagAAATATCTCTCTTATccacctatcatgtctagtCTTGAGATTGATGAAGTTCTATTTGCTTATATCGTTGTGGCCCCTCATGCTGTGAGTTTGGTATTGACACGGGTTGATAGTGGCATACAACGGCCagtttactatgtgagcaagtcactacatgaggccaAGGTTCGCTATCTACCACTGGAGAAGGTCATCTTGGCAGTGGTGCATGGAAcacgaaagcttccccattacttccaagcaTACACG GAACCATTATACTGGAAGGTGTATGTTGATGGAGCAGCGAACCAAGGGGGATCCAGAGTGGGGCTAGTACTGGTCTCCCCTGAGAAGCTcaccattgaaaaatcattaagattGGGCTTCTCGGTCACAAACAACGAGGCCAGATATGAAGCATTGCTGGAAGGAATGTCTATGGTTCAAAAGATGGGGGGAAAAGCCATGAagatgttctcggactcaaTGTTGGTTGTTAGCCAAGTCAAGGGCGAGTTAGAAGCAAAAGATGAGAGAATGCAAGG GTATTCTACCCCAGCTTATCCCCAGGAGAATGGTCAAGTCGAGGCTGTTAACAAAGTCATAGTGAACGAGATTAAAAAGAGATTGGATGATAcgaaaggaagatgggtggaagaattGCCACACGTCCTGTGGACATATCGAACAACACTTCGGAGGTCAATAAGGGAGATCctcttttcaatgacttatggagcaAAGGCCGTCATTCCTTTAGAAACTGGCTTCCCAACGCTAAAGACCAGCTCATTCAATCCGAGCAGTAACAATGAATTGCTAGAAAAGAACTTAGactttattgaagaaagaagagaaagtgcaatggtccaattggcgTACTATCAACACAAACTCAAGTAA